A single genomic interval of Psychroserpens sp. NJDZ02 harbors:
- a CDS encoding 1,4-dihydroxy-2-naphthoyl-CoA synthase yields the protein MEVIDWQKAKDYEDITYSKCNGVARIAFNRPNVRNAFRPKTTKELYDAFYDAGEDTSIGVVLLSAEGPSTKDGVYSFCSGGDQKARGHQGYVGEDGYHRLNILEVQRLIRFMPKAVIAVVPGWAVGGGHSLHVVCDLTLASKEHAIFKQTDADVTSFDGGYGSAYLAKMVGQKRAREIFFLGRNYSAQEAYDMGMVNAVIPHDELETTAYQWAQEILEKSPTSIKMLKFAMNLTDDGMVGQQVFAGEATRLAYMTDEAKEGRDAFLEKRKPNFPKQWIP from the coding sequence ATGGAGGTTATAGATTGGCAAAAGGCCAAAGATTATGAAGATATTACATATAGTAAATGCAATGGTGTCGCGCGTATAGCATTTAATAGACCTAACGTTAGAAATGCATTTAGACCTAAAACAACTAAGGAGTTATATGATGCTTTTTATGATGCCGGAGAAGATACATCTATAGGTGTTGTTTTATTATCTGCAGAGGGACCATCTACTAAAGATGGCGTGTATAGTTTTTGCTCTGGTGGAGATCAAAAGGCCAGAGGTCATCAAGGTTATGTAGGAGAGGATGGTTACCATAGATTAAATATACTTGAGGTACAACGTCTAATTAGATTTATGCCTAAAGCAGTTATAGCAGTTGTCCCAGGTTGGGCAGTTGGTGGTGGACATAGTTTACATGTTGTTTGCGATTTAACTTTAGCAAGTAAAGAACATGCTATTTTTAAACAAACAGATGCCGATGTTACTAGTTTTGATGGTGGATATGGCTCTGCTTACTTAGCCAAAATGGTAGGTCAAAAAAGAGCTAGAGAAATCTTTTTCTTAGGAAGAAATTACTCTGCACAGGAAGCTTATGATATGGGAATGGTAAATGCTGTGATACCTCATGACGAGTTAGAAACGACTGCTTACCAATGGGCACAAGAGATTTTGGAGAAATCACCAACCTCTATAAAGATGTTAAAATTCGCTATGAATTTAACCGACGATGGCATGGTTGGACAGCAAGTATTTGCTGGAGAAGCAACACGATTGGCTTATATGACAGACGAAGCTAAAGAGGGGAGAGATGCGTTTTTAGAAAAGCGTAAGCCTAACTTCCCAAAACAATGGATTCCATAA